CCTCGAAGTATAACCATGTGATCCGGGAGCGGGTAAGTGATATTAACGGGAAAATAAATGAAAATATTCAGGGGATGCCCGTGATCCAGGCATTTGGAAGGGAAAAAGAAGTAAGTGATGAGTTTGAAAAATTAAATCACGAACACTTCAGCTACAACAATAAACTCCTATCCTTAAATGCCCTTACTTCGTTCAATCTTGTAAACTTATTTCGAAACATAGCCTTTGTGGGCCTAATCTGGTACTTCGGAGGCGCTTCGGTAGGTGTTGGGGCCGTCTTTTCTCTTGGTGTACTCTATGCTTTTGTCGATTACTTGAACCGCCTGTTTGAACCGGTTAACAATCTCGTCAATCAGCTGGCTCAGCTTGAAGAAGCCAGAGTTGCCGGAGAGCGGGTGTTTGAGCTTATGGACGAAGAAGGTACAGCGCTGTCCAAAGGGAGTGTTCCCCGTTTTAAAGGAGACATCAAATTTAACCATGTGTTTTTTGCCTACGAAGAAGATGAGTACGTATTAAAGGATATATCATTTTCGGCAAGACAGGGCGAAACAGTGGCGTTTGTCGGCCACACCGGCTCAGGAAAGAGCTCTATTATGAATGTCCTTTTCAGGTTTTATGATCATCAAAAAGGAAGCGTGACGGTTGATGGAACCGATATACACACCATCTCAAAGCAGGCACTCCGCGAGCACATGGCCATTGTACTTCAGGATCCGTTTTTATTTACCGGTACTATTGCCTCTAATGTGGGGCTGAACGACCCGGGTATTTCCCGCGGAGCGATACTGGATGCCCTTCATAAGGTAGGCGCAAAAGAGATGATCGATGATCTACCGAACGGGATTGATGAAGAAGTGAAAGAAAAAGGGAGTACACTTTCTTCCGGGCAGCGCCAGCTCATTTCATTTGCACGGGCGCTTGTCTTTAACCCGCCGATACTCATTCTTGATGAAGCAACTGCAAACATCGACACGGAAACAGAGGCTGTGATCCAACAAGCCCTTGATGTGGTAAAAGAAGGACGGACAACATTTGTAATCGCACACAGATTGTCAACAATTCGTAAAGCTGATCAGATCCTTGTTCTGAACAAAGGAGAAATTTCAGAACAAGGCAGCCACGATGAACTTATGACAATGGGTGGTATTTACCACCACATGTATCAGCTTCAGCAGGGGATTGAGAAAACAGCCGGATAGAGGGAGACCCGCGAAAGCGGGTCTTTTTTGCGATTGCAGGAGAACAAGGGAGAATGGTAGATAAATAATGAAAAATGGTTTATATGTTCACGTG
This DNA window, taken from Alteribacter keqinensis, encodes the following:
- a CDS encoding ABC transporter ATP-binding protein; its protein translation is MTPTKRLIRYALAFKRPILFALFLLTIAAAAELTGPFIAKHMIDNHIMGIERPWYEVNEGGEVSYDNREYIRSDRHGDGTDPGSVLQVLQVGLTYVAADEPLAFEGERNLEGNVLTVTRGDESAQYTVARLTAEEVYSFFRPEVKYLLMLMGGYFLLVLIAAFLHYHQSFLLQRSANQIIQKMRTDVFNKVQQLPIKYFDRHPAGKIVSRVTNDTEAIRELYVRVLATFFTSIIYLTGIYIALFLLEPRLATVALVLLPILVIWAMLYRKVASKYNHVIRERVSDINGKINENIQGMPVIQAFGREKEVSDEFEKLNHEHFSYNNKLLSLNALTSFNLVNLFRNIAFVGLIWYFGGASVGVGAVFSLGVLYAFVDYLNRLFEPVNNLVNQLAQLEEARVAGERVFELMDEEGTALSKGSVPRFKGDIKFNHVFFAYEEDEYVLKDISFSARQGETVAFVGHTGSGKSSIMNVLFRFYDHQKGSVTVDGTDIHTISKQALREHMAIVLQDPFLFTGTIASNVGLNDPGISRGAILDALHKVGAKEMIDDLPNGIDEEVKEKGSTLSSGQRQLISFARALVFNPPILILDEATANIDTETEAVIQQALDVVKEGRTTFVIAHRLSTIRKADQILVLNKGEISEQGSHDELMTMGGIYHHMYQLQQGIEKTAG